From Desulfonatronovibrio hydrogenovorans DSM 9292:
CCCTTGACTTTAATCTTCGCAAGTATGTGGGGATAGTCACAGGTCTGGAAGACAGGGTCAATGAACTGACCGAGCAGAAGGGAGCCAAAGGCACGGACGAGGTCCTGGCTCTGCACCGGCAGCTCAGGGAGCTTGACAACAAGCTGGACGAGCATATTGACCTGGCCACCAAAAGACTGGACATCCTCAAGACTTCGGTTGATCTGAGAGAGCATATATCAATTATTATGGGTTTTGCCGATGAGCTGCTCCTGCTTAACCATGACGATGCCGAGTCTCCCCAGGCCAGGCAGGAAATTGAAGACCGGATTGAGTCCATCCATAAAAGGATTGCTGACAATGATTATGTCCGGGAAATTTTCAATGGAATCGGGGAACTGAGAATAGAAGTCGCTCAAAAGGTCGGACTGAAGCGGAAAATGGATGATGTGCGCAACCTTCCAGACAACATTCATCAGACAATAATCTCCAAAGGATACAGAAACGGCAAGGAGCTTTATGTCCAGACCCTGTCTCAGGGTCTGGCCCTTTTTTCCATGGCTTTTTACGGCAAGGAGATCATTTACCGGACCACTGACTATAAATCCAACGAATACCGCAACCTTTTGGGAGGGATGCTGTTCGAGGACTATGAAGATAACCCAATGCTTGGTTACAGGGGTGTGTCCAGGGATATCCATGACTGGGAACTGGAGGCTTTCAAGCTGGCCAGAGGGGCCTTTGGCGGCAAGAATCTTCAGCTGATGCTTCCTTTTGTCCGGACCCTGGAAGAGGCCAGGAGCATGAAGCGTTATCTGGCCAATGTCCACAAGCTGAAATCCGGTGAGGACGGGCTCAAGATCATCCTTATGTCCGAGATCCCGAGCAATGCAATAATCGCCAAGGAATTCATCAGAGAATTTGACGGGTTTTCCATAGGCTCCAATGACATGACCCAGCTAGTCCTGGGAACTGACCGGGATAATTCCAGACTCAGACATATTTATGATGAGGAGGATCCGGCTGTGGTCTGGGCCATCTTATCCACTATTTTTACCGGTCAGAAATTCGGTAAAAAAGTCGGATTCTGCGGGCAGGGGGTATCCAACAGCCTGATCATCCGGGGCTTAGTATGCATCGCAGGTATCGTATCCGCCTCAGTGGTGCCAGATACCTATTCCCAGACCAAGTATGACTTTGCCGATACTGAAAGTGAAAACATCAAGATCAGAGACCTGGGAGCCTGGATCAAGAAACAGCACTTCAACAGGCTGCAGGATCTGCTCCAAAAGCATAATTACGAACATATCCTGAAAAAATATTCTTCTGAAAATGACCTGCTGGAGTGGTACGAGGGTGAGCTGGGCAGGCTGCATGATCAGCTTTACGCCAGCCTTGGCTCGTCCAAGGAAGACTTCTATCGGCAGGAAATGAACAGGTTCCGGGAAACCTTTCACAAGCCGGTTATTTATTCAAACTGGGACTGGCAGACCACAGTTGAGGATGCTCTCCATCATGCCGGCTTTGCTTCATTTGAAGAGCAGGAAAAGGCCTATGCAGAGCAATGCCGTAAAAAATGGTAGAAAATCTTTAAACACAGAGGCGGTCAAATTGACCGCCTCTTTTTCATTTGTATTAAATCATGTCTGATAACAACGTACATATTCTTTCCAGCCTTTCCAAACCAGACCTGATCAGGGATTTGAAGCCGGAAGAGCTTGAATGTCTGGCTTCCCAAGTCAGGGAGCTCATCATCAGGGTTGTTTCCAAAAACGGCGGTCATCTGGCTCCGTCCCTGGGTGTGGTTGATCTGACCGTGGCCCTGATGAATGTCTTTGATTTTGAAAAGGACCAGATCATCTGGGACGTGGGACATCAGGCCTATGCCTATAAAATACTTACCGGAAGAAAGGATCATTTTCATACCCTGCGTAAAATAGAAGGGATCAGCGGCTTTCCAAGAATGGATGAAAGCGAGTTTGATCATTTTGGTGTGGGACATTCCAGCACCTCTATTTCCGCTGGACTGGGCATGGCTGTGGCCAGGGACATTCTAAAGGATACCAGCAAGGTCCTGGCAGTGATCGGAGATGGATCCATGACCGCCGGCCTAGCTTATGAAGGGCTTAATCAGGCCGGAGACCTGGACAGGGATCTTATAGTCATTCTCAATGACAATGAGATGTCCATTTCCAAGAATGTGGGAGCTCTTTCCTCTTTTTTGAGCCGCAAACTCTCCTCCAGGTGGATGGTCAGATTTAAAAAAGAAGTTGAAGGATGGATGCGCCATATCCCCAGGATCGGTGAGGACATCCTCAATTATGCCCGGAAGAGCGAGGAGTCCCTTAAGGGCTTCTTTACTCCAGGGATTCTTTTTGAAGCCTTTAAATTCAACTATATTGGTCCGGTTGACGGGCATAACATAAGAACCATGACCAGGGTTTTCAACCAGCTTAAGACTCTGGAAGGACCTGTACTGGTCCATGTTTTGACCAAAAAAGGCAAGGGCTATCAACCGGCAGAAGAAAATCCTACCCATTTTCACGGTGTGGGTTGTTTTGAGCCGGAAACCGGGCTGGCCAGAAAGAGTAAGGGGAAGTGTCTGCCCACTTACACCGAGGTATTTGGAAATACCCTTTGCAGTCTGGCTGGAACAGATGAAAAAATCGTGGCCATCACTGCAGCCATGCCGGAAGGTACAGGTTTGAGACGGTTTGCGGAAAAGTATCCTGACCGGTTTTTTGATGTCGGGATCTGCGAACAGCATGCCGTGACTTTTGCGGCCGGCCTGGCCACCAGAGGCTTCAAACCGGTTGTTGCGGTTTATTCGACTTTTCTGCAGAGGTCCTATGACCAGGTGGTGCATGACGTCTGTCTTCAGAATCTGCCTGTGACCCTCTGCCTGGACAGAGGCGGGATTGTGGGGGAGGACGGAGCCACTCACCACGGAGTATTTGATTTTTCCTATCTTCGGCATATTCCCAATTTGATCTGCATGGCACCCAAAGATGAGGCAGAGCTGCAGAGAATGCTGTACACAGCTGTCCAGCACCCAGGTCCTGCAGTTATAAGGTATCCAAGAGGGGTGGGTGTGGGTTCATCCGTCAGGGATGAGATCCTGCCTGTGGAAGTGGGCCGAGCAGAACTTATCAAAGATGGCTCCCACGGTCTGATCATGGCGGTTGGAAGCAGGGTTTATCCGGCCCTGGAGGCTGCCCTGGAACTTGAAGATGAAAAGATGTCCCTGGCTGTGCTGAATGCCCGGTTTGTCAAGCCCCTGCCGGCAGAGATGATTTTTGACCTTAGAAAAAGGTTCAACAGGATCCTTTTGTTGGAGGAGAATGTCCTGGCTGGCGGCTTTTCTTCAGCTGTGCTGGAATTTCTTGCAGATCATGATCTGCTTGGCGGTCTGCATGTCAAACGGCTGGGGATTCCAGATGTATTTGTTGAGCATGGCACCCAAAAGGAGCTGCGCCAGATGCTGGGCCTTTGCAAAGGCGGGATTAAGAAGACCAGTCTGAAATTTTTCAAACCTTGATTTTTTCATAGCCAGCCTTCTAAAGCGGCCAGATAATACTTATCAGAAGAACAGCTGAGATTCCAAGAATGATGGACAGGGGAAGTCCTAACTTCCAGTAATCGCCGAATCTGTATCCACCAGGGCCCAAGACCAGGGTGTTGGACTGATGTCCGATTGGAGTCAGAAAAGGCAGAGAAGCTCCAACAGCCACGGTCATCAGAAAAGGGTCAAATGAGGCATTGATCAGAGTTGCAATATTGATGGCTATTGGGGCCATCAGTACTGCGGCTGCAGCATTGTTTATCAGATTGGACAGGGCCATGGTGGCGATCATGAGTAAGCCCATGGTGGCCAGGGGAGAAAGATTGCCTGAAACAGCCAGAATCTGATCAGCAATGAATTGTGCTCCACCAGTCATTTCCATGGCCGTACCCACAGGAATCATTGCCCCCAGAAGAACTATAATCGGCCAGTCCACGCTTTTATAGGCATC
This genomic window contains:
- the dxs gene encoding 1-deoxy-D-xylulose-5-phosphate synthase, translated to MSDNNVHILSSLSKPDLIRDLKPEELECLASQVRELIIRVVSKNGGHLAPSLGVVDLTVALMNVFDFEKDQIIWDVGHQAYAYKILTGRKDHFHTLRKIEGISGFPRMDESEFDHFGVGHSSTSISAGLGMAVARDILKDTSKVLAVIGDGSMTAGLAYEGLNQAGDLDRDLIVILNDNEMSISKNVGALSSFLSRKLSSRWMVRFKKEVEGWMRHIPRIGEDILNYARKSEESLKGFFTPGILFEAFKFNYIGPVDGHNIRTMTRVFNQLKTLEGPVLVHVLTKKGKGYQPAEENPTHFHGVGCFEPETGLARKSKGKCLPTYTEVFGNTLCSLAGTDEKIVAITAAMPEGTGLRRFAEKYPDRFFDVGICEQHAVTFAAGLATRGFKPVVAVYSTFLQRSYDQVVHDVCLQNLPVTLCLDRGGIVGEDGATHHGVFDFSYLRHIPNLICMAPKDEAELQRMLYTAVQHPGPAVIRYPRGVGVGSSVRDEILPVEVGRAELIKDGSHGLIMAVGSRVYPALEAALELEDEKMSLAVLNARFVKPLPAEMIFDLRKRFNRILLLEENVLAGGFSSAVLEFLADHDLLGGLHVKRLGIPDVFVEHGTQKELRQMLGLCKGGIKKTSLKFFKP